The following coding sequences lie in one Methylotuvimicrobium alcaliphilum 20Z genomic window:
- a CDS encoding sensor histidine kinase, producing the protein MEQNRTLRTEILIRLITPVLLFVVFEAVSSYYVTRHYVDEAYDRWLLDSAGSLVQEIKVNDNLIVAELPPAALTIFKWDELDKTYFKIIAENQGMIAGDSFVPEPFDESTDWSKPVFFNDTVRGESVRGVSILVAREDLPEIVFVHVAETLNKRRNMMMDILLADLIPPIVLAIFIGFYMRKAVYRGLNPLRELADEVAMRSPKDLSPIPEAHVFAEVRILTDTINGLLKRLDGAIASQQRFIANAAHQLRTPLAGLKLQSERALREDNMVAMKPALLQIQSSADRVSHIISQLLALAKSGAIESGLLLAKFDLLTLVREVSSEWVPKALQNDIELSFEGPKQPVYINGNEILIRELLVNLLDNAICYGRENGSIIVRLKPGSSPTLTVEDDGPGIPVSEMDKIFERFYRIPGSPGDGCGLGLPIVKEIADLHQAELVLGTSPGKGGTKADVVFKQTSTEK; encoded by the coding sequence ATGGAGCAAAATAGAACGCTAAGAACCGAAATACTGATTCGGTTAATCACGCCGGTTTTGCTGTTTGTCGTGTTTGAAGCCGTTAGTTCCTATTATGTAACGCGGCATTATGTCGATGAAGCTTACGATCGATGGCTATTGGATTCTGCAGGTTCTTTGGTGCAGGAAATCAAAGTGAATGATAATCTGATTGTTGCTGAATTGCCGCCAGCTGCTTTAACCATTTTTAAATGGGATGAATTAGACAAGACTTATTTTAAAATCATCGCTGAAAATCAAGGCATGATCGCCGGAGATAGCTTCGTTCCCGAGCCTTTCGATGAATCGACCGATTGGTCGAAGCCGGTTTTTTTCAATGATACGGTTCGAGGCGAGTCGGTACGAGGAGTCTCTATCCTTGTCGCGCGGGAAGACCTTCCGGAAATCGTATTCGTGCATGTTGCCGAGACGCTCAACAAGCGCCGCAACATGATGATGGATATTTTATTGGCCGATTTGATACCGCCGATTGTTTTAGCGATTTTTATTGGTTTTTATATGCGCAAGGCTGTTTATCGAGGCTTGAACCCTTTACGCGAATTGGCCGATGAAGTTGCCATGCGCTCCCCGAAAGACTTGAGCCCGATTCCTGAAGCACATGTTTTTGCCGAAGTGCGGATCTTGACCGATACCATTAATGGTTTGTTGAAGCGCTTGGACGGCGCGATCGCTTCTCAGCAACGCTTTATCGCCAATGCCGCGCATCAACTTCGCACGCCGCTGGCGGGGCTGAAATTGCAATCGGAAAGAGCGTTACGGGAAGATAACATGGTGGCAATGAAGCCGGCTTTACTGCAAATTCAAAGCAGTGCCGACAGAGTTTCTCATATCATCTCTCAGCTTTTGGCTTTAGCCAAGTCGGGTGCAATTGAAAGCGGGCTACTTTTGGCAAAGTTCGATCTATTGACGCTGGTGAGGGAAGTCAGTAGCGAATGGGTTCCTAAGGCCTTGCAAAATGATATCGAACTCAGTTTCGAAGGTCCTAAACAACCGGTTTATATCAATGGCAACGAAATTTTAATTCGCGAGTTGTTGGTCAATCTTCTCGATAACGCGATTTGTTACGGACGAGAGAACGGTAGCATAATCGTAAGGTTAAAGCCGGGTTCTTCGCCTACGTTGACTGTCGAGGACGATGGGCCGGGCATACCGGTATCCGAAATGGATAAAATCTTCGAGCGCTTTTATCGAATTCCGGGAAGTCCTGGGGATGGCTGCGGATTAGGACTTCCGATTGTCAAGGAAATTGCCGACTTACATCAAGCGGAGCTAGTTCTCGGCACTTCGCCAGGCAAGGGTGGGACGAAAGCCGATGTGGTGTTCAAGCAAACGTCGACTGAGAAGTAG
- a CDS encoding response regulator, which translates to MNILLIEDDSVLTDGLIHTLKKTGYVVTATKSGRYAEQLVEAQDFDLIVLDLGLPDMDGLELLRKFRNRKVSLPILILTARESMNDRIEGIRQGADDYMTKPFELMELEARIHALIRRCYGGFSYTIEVGRLSLDTQNNQVSADGQLLVLSAREAAVLEILLLQAGKVVCKDRIAQRLSADGDALADNAIEVYVHRVRKRIEPYDAVIRTVRGLGYLLETGSDGAK; encoded by the coding sequence ATGAATATTTTATTGATCGAAGATGATTCCGTTCTTACCGATGGATTGATTCATACGCTTAAAAAAACCGGTTACGTTGTTACCGCCACCAAAAGCGGGCGTTATGCCGAGCAATTGGTAGAAGCACAAGATTTCGATTTGATTGTGCTCGACTTGGGGTTGCCCGATATGGACGGTTTAGAATTATTGCGCAAATTTCGTAACCGCAAGGTTTCATTGCCAATATTGATTTTGACGGCACGGGAAAGTATGAACGACCGCATCGAGGGTATTCGTCAAGGTGCGGACGACTATATGACCAAACCTTTCGAGCTAATGGAGTTGGAAGCGCGTATTCACGCTTTGATCAGGCGTTGTTATGGGGGCTTCAGCTATACCATCGAAGTGGGTCGTCTTTCGCTCGATACTCAAAATAACCAAGTTTCCGCGGATGGTCAGTTACTGGTGTTATCGGCTCGAGAAGCGGCGGTTCTCGAAATTTTGTTGTTACAAGCAGGCAAAGTGGTTTGCAAGGATCGTATCGCGCAGCGTTTGTCGGCGGACGGCGATGCATTGGCCGATAATGCGATCGAAGTATATGTACACCGCGTTCGAAAACGCATCGAACCTTACGACGCCGTTATACGGACAGTACGGGGTTTAGGTTACTTGCTGGAGACGGGTAGCGATGGAGCAAAATAG
- the can gene encoding carbonate dehydratase, with protein sequence MKSFEKLLMENKKWASDKQSIDPNFFKHLAKEQKPEFLWIGCSDSRVPAELIVNAEPGEIFIHRNIANQMVATDFNCLSVLQYAVAVLKVKHIIVCGHYNCGGVKAALSKQHPKLVLTNKWLMHIKGIYRLHKDEIDSLPSEEQRINRLVELNILEQVQTLAHTSIIQQAWHQEQRPVIHGWVYGLENGLLNSLATIYPDAEIDPIFKYDYQYA encoded by the coding sequence ATGAAATCATTCGAAAAGCTGTTAATGGAAAACAAAAAATGGGCCTCTGACAAGCAAAGCATAGACCCCAATTTTTTTAAACATCTTGCAAAAGAGCAAAAACCCGAATTCCTTTGGATCGGATGTTCGGATAGCCGTGTTCCGGCGGAACTCATCGTAAATGCCGAACCCGGCGAAATATTCATTCATCGCAACATTGCCAATCAGATGGTGGCGACCGACTTCAACTGCTTAAGCGTCTTGCAATATGCGGTAGCTGTGTTGAAAGTCAAGCACATTATCGTTTGCGGTCATTACAACTGCGGCGGAGTTAAAGCCGCTTTATCCAAACAACACCCAAAATTGGTGCTAACCAATAAATGGCTCATGCATATCAAAGGCATCTATCGCTTACATAAAGATGAAATCGACAGCCTTCCCTCCGAGGAACAGCGCATTAATCGACTGGTTGAGCTCAATATTCTCGAGCAAGTCCAAACTCTCGCGCATACATCGATCATTCAACAAGCCTGGCATCAAGAGCAGCGACCGGTCATTCACGGCTGGGTCTATGGCCTGGAGAACGGCTTATTAAACTCGCTAGCGACGATTTATCCGGATGCCGAAATTGACCCGATATTCAAATACGATTATCAATATGCATGA
- a CDS encoding SulP family inorganic anion transporter: MILQRLRLFNTFFDSRWEDLTRDTWMQTTYRDFSAGLIVALTAIPMAMGFAMAMGLRPEQGIIAGALACAVGRTWGGSKYQVYGPTAAFIPLIAALMMKYGETNGGSAQEAHGFLVLVSIIAGVILMLMGVFGLGKYAKLVPNSIVVGFTVGIAIVIALTNVEDILGVENFKDMLGQDEGITGGLTHNIAAAFNNLHMINGWSVAIGLGTFVLTKFLLRISIFIPAPLIAIAASTIVTATLLKDKGIILVGDIYGSIPNNFFVFTPPVMPTMTSGVMVDIVYFTLAIVFVSGVESLLCSSMADRLADNRKTPFNPDKEFWGQGLVQVLVPMVNGFPCTGALARTATSIKAGAVTPLAGYFKAVLKLALAYYIASYLEAVPMACIGGILLWVATNMVKPSEMKEVLGHNKFHAGLMIYTAVMVPMTDFLTGVLSALVIYVLLFKFLDKPVKREEEHVAEVVGADQAIISAPGRFNRVTIPLAMTAEDAELLHYAAKLAERDIAKEFHFVHVIPPQKQPIKPNQEASIKQSIRDEVEKYFDTDIEHVTFMSHVLSGPSRLDKLIEYTVASNSDLILLGHRKNRTGQRSLGRRLAMVTKASVWMVPEGTSRDIKRIIAPVDFSQPSADSLSHATAIAKLHGLNEVTALHVYFDPSTIRYDEHIDEVKWHEQQAFEEFLAKIETHGITVKPEFVESSIPSNAILHRAKELDGDLIVMSTRGRSNTATILLGSATSQIMMDSPIPIVAIKHYGDQLDLLDALIASRFWERSDPKTN; this comes from the coding sequence ATGATTTTGCAACGTTTACGACTATTTAACACATTTTTCGACAGTCGCTGGGAGGACCTGACCCGCGACACTTGGATGCAAACGACCTATCGAGATTTCAGCGCCGGCTTGATCGTGGCACTGACAGCAATCCCGATGGCCATGGGCTTTGCAATGGCCATGGGCTTGCGTCCCGAACAAGGCATTATCGCCGGAGCGTTAGCTTGTGCAGTCGGGCGAACCTGGGGCGGCTCAAAATATCAAGTTTACGGCCCTACCGCAGCCTTTATTCCCTTAATTGCCGCACTGATGATGAAGTACGGTGAAACCAATGGGGGCAGCGCTCAGGAAGCCCACGGCTTTCTCGTATTAGTCTCGATCATAGCCGGCGTGATACTGATGCTAATGGGCGTCTTCGGTCTCGGCAAATACGCCAAGCTGGTCCCGAACTCGATTGTCGTCGGCTTTACGGTCGGCATCGCAATCGTGATTGCGCTCACCAACGTCGAAGATATCCTAGGCGTGGAAAACTTCAAGGATATGCTCGGCCAAGATGAGGGAATCACCGGAGGTTTGACTCATAATATTGCAGCCGCGTTTAACAATCTCCACATGATCAATGGCTGGTCTGTCGCAATAGGCTTGGGTACATTTGTCCTGACAAAGTTTTTGCTGCGCATCTCGATTTTTATTCCGGCACCGCTGATTGCAATCGCTGCCTCGACTATCGTGACCGCGACACTGCTGAAAGATAAAGGTATTATTTTAGTCGGCGATATTTACGGTTCCATTCCCAACAATTTCTTCGTCTTTACCCCGCCGGTGATGCCGACGATGACTTCGGGTGTTATGGTCGATATCGTTTATTTCACACTAGCCATCGTTTTCGTATCGGGCGTCGAAAGTTTGCTGTGTTCGTCGATGGCCGACCGCCTTGCCGATAATCGTAAAACCCCGTTCAATCCCGATAAGGAATTTTGGGGACAAGGCTTGGTACAAGTTCTGGTCCCGATGGTAAACGGCTTTCCTTGCACCGGCGCCTTGGCGAGAACCGCGACCAGCATCAAGGCCGGCGCGGTGACGCCTTTGGCCGGTTATTTCAAAGCCGTTCTCAAATTGGCGTTGGCTTATTACATCGCCAGCTATCTGGAAGCCGTGCCCATGGCTTGCATCGGCGGTATTTTATTGTGGGTGGCAACCAACATGGTCAAACCATCCGAAATGAAAGAAGTTTTGGGGCACAATAAATTCCATGCCGGCTTGATGATTTACACTGCGGTAATGGTGCCGATGACCGACTTTTTGACCGGCGTGCTTTCCGCATTGGTTATTTATGTCTTGTTGTTTAAATTTCTGGACAAGCCCGTCAAGCGCGAAGAAGAGCACGTTGCCGAGGTGGTCGGCGCGGATCAAGCCATTATTTCCGCCCCAGGCCGTTTTAACAGGGTAACGATTCCTTTGGCGATGACCGCCGAAGACGCGGAATTACTGCATTACGCCGCCAAATTGGCGGAACGCGATATTGCCAAGGAATTTCATTTCGTCCATGTCATTCCTCCGCAAAAACAACCTATTAAACCGAATCAAGAAGCATCGATCAAACAAAGTATACGCGACGAAGTCGAGAAGTATTTCGATACCGATATCGAGCATGTGACTTTTATGTCGCATGTACTGAGCGGTCCATCGCGTCTCGATAAGTTGATTGAATATACTGTCGCCTCCAATTCGGACCTGATCCTATTAGGTCACCGGAAAAACCGTACCGGACAACGCTCGTTGGGCCGCCGTCTGGCAATGGTAACCAAGGCATCTGTTTGGATGGTTCCCGAAGGCACGAGCCGGGATATCAAGCGCATTATCGCTCCGGTGGATTTCTCGCAGCCTTCGGCCGATAGCTTATCTCATGCGACTGCAATAGCTAAATTGCATGGCCTGAATGAAGTTACAGCCTTGCATGTTTATTTCGATCCGTCGACGATTCGCTATGATGAACATATCGATGAAGTCAAGTGGCACGAACAACAAGCTTTCGAAGAGTTTTTAGCTAAAATAGAAACTCACGGCATCACCGTAAAACCGGAATTTGTCGAAAGCAGTATTCCGAGCAACGCGATTCTGCATAGGGCCAAGGAACTGGATGGCGACTTGATCGTAATGAGTACCCGCGGGCGAAGCAACACCGCGACTATTCTACTCGGCAGTGCAACATCGCAAATCATGATGGACTCTCCGATTCCGATTGTTGCGATTAAGCATTACGGCGATCAATTAGATTTGCTCGATGCCTTAATCGCCAGTCGATTCTGGGAGCGCTCGGACCCGAAAACGAACTAA
- a CDS encoding cation-transporting P-type ATPase — translation MGKSKQKVEKIAKIDWHASSTEEVLKQLDGNPDGLSEQESVSRLQKYGANSLPPPKTRGPLLRFFSQFHNLLIYVLIGAAVVTALLDHWIDTYVIIAVVFVNSIIGFVQEGKAEKSLEAIRHMLAPRATALRDGNRIGVPAEELVPGDIVILEPGDKVPADLRLLSAKGLQIQEAVLTGESVAVEKTTKPVEANADLGDRFSMAYSGTMVAAGHGKAIVVATGADTEIGRISGMISSIEELTTPLLKQIAIFSRWLTLAIILIAASVFAFGFYIQGTDPSEMFMTVVGLAVAAIPEGLPAILTVTLAIGVQRMASRNAIIRRLPAVETLGAVSIICSDKTGTLTRNEMTVKSIVTSSKLFEISGVGYEPSGDFFSGGEHVAIDKRPILQQVVKFGALCNDSSLRQKDDQWIADGDPMEGALLTVAMKAGFDPADLHRNNARGDVIPFDAQHRFMATLNHDHENHQYIIVKGAPERLIELCTLQRQKDGDTAINSGYWSGWIDEVASLGQRVLAIAYKPVEEGKTELNFSDLDDGLILLGLIGLIDPPREEAIQAVKECRAAGIRVKMITGDHAATARAIAAQLHLENHDEVMTGQDLSSIDDDALIEVAARVDVFARTSPEHKLRLVTAMQAGGNVIAMTGDGVNDAPALKRADVGIAMGRTGTEAAKEASEMVLADDNFASIARAVREGRTVYDNLKKAIIFLLPVNGGESMSIIVAVLTGLTLPITPLQVLWVNMVSSVALAMALAFEPSEPSVMQRPPRPKDEAMLSGFLLWRITFVSLLFFSGIYGIFLWSQLHGSTLEEARTYAVNTLVMLEVFYLLNVRYLSSSSLSFKHLFSSKAVLIAIFVVITLQAIFTYAPFMEHFFDTRPVDFIHGMEIVGIGLLLFIILELEKLIRRLFSNRRAKDLKAQPKAKR, via the coding sequence ATGGGCAAATCAAAGCAAAAAGTCGAGAAAATAGCGAAGATCGATTGGCACGCATCATCGACCGAGGAAGTCCTCAAGCAGCTCGACGGCAACCCGGACGGACTTTCCGAACAAGAATCCGTATCCCGTCTGCAGAAATATGGCGCAAATAGTTTACCTCCGCCCAAAACCCGCGGCCCGCTGCTGCGCTTTTTTTCCCAATTTCACAACTTATTGATCTATGTCTTGATCGGTGCCGCAGTCGTCACAGCGCTACTGGATCATTGGATCGATACTTACGTGATCATCGCCGTCGTATTCGTTAATTCGATTATCGGTTTCGTTCAGGAAGGCAAGGCCGAAAAATCGCTCGAAGCCATTCGGCATATGTTAGCGCCGCGCGCGACGGCATTGCGTGACGGTAATCGAATAGGGGTTCCGGCCGAAGAATTGGTTCCCGGCGATATCGTAATTCTCGAACCGGGCGATAAAGTTCCCGCCGACCTACGCTTGCTTTCGGCGAAAGGCCTCCAAATTCAAGAGGCGGTCCTCACCGGCGAATCGGTCGCGGTCGAAAAAACAACCAAACCGGTTGAAGCAAACGCCGATTTGGGAGACCGCTTTTCGATGGCTTATTCGGGAACCATGGTTGCGGCCGGACACGGCAAAGCCATCGTCGTTGCGACCGGCGCCGATACCGAAATCGGCCGCATCAGCGGCATGATCTCGAGTATCGAGGAATTGACGACTCCTCTGCTTAAACAAATCGCGATTTTTTCCCGCTGGCTGACCTTGGCGATCATCCTGATTGCCGCAAGCGTCTTTGCTTTCGGTTTTTACATCCAGGGAACCGATCCCTCGGAAATGTTCATGACTGTGGTCGGCCTCGCTGTAGCGGCCATTCCTGAAGGTTTACCGGCAATCCTGACAGTGACATTGGCCATCGGCGTCCAACGCATGGCTTCCCGCAATGCCATTATTCGTCGTTTGCCTGCCGTCGAAACGCTGGGTGCGGTATCGATCATCTGTTCGGACAAAACCGGCACACTGACGCGTAACGAAATGACCGTCAAATCCATCGTAACGTCATCTAAACTCTTTGAAATCAGCGGCGTCGGCTATGAACCTTCCGGCGATTTTTTCTCGGGCGGCGAACATGTCGCTATCGACAAGCGCCCTATTTTGCAGCAAGTCGTTAAATTCGGCGCCTTATGCAACGATTCGTCCTTGCGCCAAAAAGACGATCAATGGATTGCCGACGGAGACCCGATGGAAGGCGCCTTATTGACCGTTGCGATGAAAGCCGGTTTCGACCCCGCCGACCTGCATCGCAACAATGCTCGAGGCGATGTAATTCCATTCGATGCCCAACACCGCTTCATGGCCACCTTGAATCACGACCACGAAAACCATCAGTATATTATCGTCAAAGGCGCGCCGGAACGGTTGATCGAGCTATGCACCTTACAAAGACAAAAGGACGGCGATACAGCAATCAATTCTGGATATTGGAGCGGCTGGATCGATGAGGTCGCCTCACTCGGACAGCGCGTTTTAGCCATCGCGTATAAACCGGTCGAAGAAGGTAAAACCGAGCTTAATTTTTCGGATCTAGATGACGGTTTGATACTATTGGGGCTTATCGGCCTAATCGACCCGCCGCGCGAGGAAGCGATACAAGCCGTCAAGGAATGCCGCGCGGCCGGTATCCGCGTCAAAATGATCACTGGCGATCACGCCGCGACTGCCCGCGCGATTGCCGCGCAATTACACCTTGAAAATCACGATGAAGTCATGACCGGCCAAGACCTGTCTTCGATCGACGACGATGCATTGATCGAAGTCGCCGCACGCGTCGACGTCTTTGCCCGAACTTCGCCGGAACACAAATTGCGCCTGGTTACTGCAATGCAGGCCGGCGGCAATGTCATTGCCATGACCGGAGACGGGGTTAACGACGCGCCCGCCTTAAAACGAGCCGATGTCGGAATAGCAATGGGCAGAACCGGAACCGAAGCCGCCAAGGAAGCTTCGGAAATGGTACTGGCGGACGACAATTTCGCATCGATCGCACGCGCAGTCCGCGAAGGCCGTACCGTCTACGATAATTTAAAGAAAGCCATCATTTTTTTATTGCCGGTCAACGGCGGCGAATCGATGAGCATCATCGTCGCGGTATTGACCGGCCTGACTTTGCCGATTACACCGCTACAAGTCCTTTGGGTCAATATGGTCAGCTCGGTCGCCTTGGCAATGGCGCTGGCCTTCGAGCCGTCCGAGCCTAGCGTCATGCAACGCCCGCCGAGACCTAAGGACGAAGCAATGTTGTCCGGCTTTTTATTGTGGCGCATCACCTTCGTTTCGCTGCTGTTTTTCTCTGGCATCTACGGCATTTTCCTTTGGAGCCAACTGCACGGCTCGACGCTCGAAGAAGCACGAACTTATGCGGTCAATACGTTGGTTATGCTGGAAGTCTTTTACCTTTTAAATGTACGTTACCTAAGCAGTTCCTCTCTATCGTTCAAACACTTATTCAGCTCTAAAGCCGTTTTAATCGCAATTTTTGTCGTTATTACGCTTCAAGCCATATTTACTTATGCACCGTTCATGGAACACTTTTTCGACACACGTCCGGTCGACTTCATCCATGGCATGGAAATCGTCGGAATCGGCCTGCTCTTGTTCATCATACTGGAATTGGAAAAATTGATTAGACGCCTATTTTCTAACCGTCGGGCTAAAGACCTTAAAGCCCAACCGAAAGCCAAGAGGTAA
- a CDS encoding beta-ribofuranosylaminobenzene 5'-phosphate synthase family protein yields MQYSKVSVIAPARLHMGFIDLSGALGRHFGSIGVALNEINTRLSIRPADHLTVTGMSASRAEKCARKLCTALNLPESFSIDVETSIPEHVGLGSGTQMSLAVGMGLNHYYGLNLTVRDIARLTDRGMRSGIGIGVFERGGLVVDGGRGERTVTPPVLAHMQIPDDWRFILAFDKRGQGLHGKQEVQAFEALPPFPQQEAARLCYLLMMQGLPAVAEQDLVKFGEVVTQLQRSVGEHFAPAQGGIFTSPEVAESMAWLEAQGCVAIGQTSWGPTGFCALLGAEQAEAITEQARRQFSRHPHLSFVTVGVSNSGGQVSAV; encoded by the coding sequence GTGCAATACTCTAAAGTTAGCGTGATAGCCCCCGCCCGTCTGCATATGGGTTTTATCGATTTGAGCGGCGCGCTGGGGCGTCACTTCGGCAGCATCGGCGTCGCGCTGAATGAAATCAACACCCGCTTAAGTATTAGACCGGCCGATCATTTGACCGTAACCGGGATGTCCGCTTCTCGAGCCGAAAAATGTGCGCGCAAACTCTGTACGGCACTCAATCTTCCCGAGTCATTCAGCATCGATGTCGAAACGTCGATCCCGGAACATGTCGGATTAGGCTCCGGTACGCAAATGTCGCTGGCGGTCGGCATGGGCTTGAACCATTATTACGGCTTAAATCTGACGGTTCGCGATATCGCGCGATTAACCGATAGAGGCATGCGTTCGGGTATCGGCATCGGTGTTTTTGAACGCGGAGGACTGGTTGTCGATGGCGGACGGGGCGAGCGAACAGTGACCCCCCCGGTATTAGCGCACATGCAAATTCCCGACGATTGGCGCTTTATTTTAGCGTTCGACAAACGCGGACAAGGCTTGCATGGTAAACAAGAAGTTCAGGCTTTCGAAGCGCTACCCCCATTTCCGCAACAAGAAGCGGCCAGGCTTTGTTATTTATTGATGATGCAAGGATTACCTGCCGTTGCCGAACAAGATCTTGTCAAATTCGGCGAAGTCGTTACGCAATTGCAGCGCTCGGTCGGCGAACATTTCGCTCCGGCACAGGGCGGCATTTTCACCAGCCCGGAAGTTGCCGAATCCATGGCATGGCTGGAAGCGCAAGGTTGCGTCGCTATCGGCCAAACTTCATGGGGGCCAACCGGCTTTTGCGCTTTGCTGGGAGCCGAGCAAGCCGAAGCGATCACCGAACAAGCGCGCCGACAATTTTCACGCCATCCTCATTTGAGTTTTGTCACGGTCGGCGTCAGTAACAGCGGCGGCCAAGTATCGGCCGTCTAA
- a CDS encoding ATP-grasp domain-containing protein, translated as MNPSINKPILIIANSGRMLAEAACRSGFIPWVIDLFADQDTLKYSERVFRIEALDEPFLKAIVADFSSLNPMSPAVYGSGLEHYPKALELISCECELVGNDIKTVRLIQQKKCFFELLDHLEINYPRVSFTEPKGAEQWLVKSESGEGGHGIRLFRNGMPTQRNMYWQKYIEGTACSALFLADGKNIRIIGFHAQWCENLNADQPFLFAGVINRCPLSAEQADIIHSWITALVRAIPLKGLNTLDFIIQGERIYVLEVNPRPSASMQLYDGDLFGAHLNACRGILDNTNFTSRTVCAYRIIYADRSITIPDAFCWPKACRDLPIAGSIIRKGQPICSIIARDINVRNVHRQLNEIRQTIFQSFN; from the coding sequence TTGAATCCCAGCATTAACAAACCTATTTTGATTATTGCCAACTCCGGCCGCATGCTGGCCGAGGCAGCCTGCCGGTCGGGGTTCATACCGTGGGTAATCGATTTGTTTGCCGACCAAGATACCCTGAAATATTCCGAACGGGTATTTCGAATCGAAGCATTGGACGAACCCTTTTTAAAAGCCATTGTTGCCGATTTCAGCTCCCTGAACCCGATGTCTCCAGCGGTATATGGCAGCGGCCTCGAGCATTATCCCAAGGCGCTCGAGCTCATTAGCTGCGAATGCGAATTAGTCGGCAACGATATAAAAACCGTTCGACTGATTCAGCAAAAAAAATGTTTTTTCGAATTACTCGATCATTTGGAGATAAACTATCCGCGCGTCTCCTTCACGGAACCGAAAGGGGCTGAGCAATGGTTGGTCAAATCCGAAAGCGGTGAAGGCGGCCACGGTATTCGCCTGTTTCGAAACGGCATGCCGACCCAAAGAAATATGTACTGGCAAAAATATATCGAAGGGACAGCCTGCTCCGCTTTATTTCTTGCAGACGGAAAAAATATTCGAATTATCGGTTTCCATGCGCAGTGGTGCGAAAACCTGAATGCCGACCAACCCTTCCTATTTGCCGGCGTCATCAATCGCTGCCCCCTGTCCGCCGAGCAAGCCGATATCATTCATTCGTGGATCACCGCCCTTGTGCGGGCAATCCCGCTTAAAGGCCTCAACACGCTCGATTTCATTATCCAAGGTGAGCGAATTTATGTATTAGAGGTCAATCCCCGCCCATCGGCCAGCATGCAATTATATGATGGCGATTTATTCGGGGCGCATCTCAATGCCTGTCGGGGCATCTTAGACAATACGAACTTTACGAGTCGTACGGTTTGCGCTTATCGAATCATTTACGCCGACAGAAGCATCACTATTCCCGATGCCTTTTGCTGGCCGAAAGCCTGCCGGGATTTACCGATTGCCGGCTCGATAATTCGCAAAGGACAGCCTATATGCAGTATCATTGCCCGCGATATAAACGTTCGGAACGTTCATCGGCAATTGAACGAAATCCGGCAAACCATTTTTCAATCATTCAATTAA
- the mch gene encoding methenyltetrahydromethanopterin cyclohydrolase, protein MASKASVNRLAQPLVRELIENAAKLRVGVEKLANGCTIIDAGIDMPGGLEAGRIIAEICLGGMGSVSISHSCYTANWPLTVNVHTGNPVLACLGSQYAGWSLSHEKYYALGSGPARAMAVKIKDGQQEPVEELYKELAYRDDAENTVLVIENDAIPPLEIVEKVANACQVDPCNLTIIVTPTSSLAGGVQVVARVLEVAMHKAHALHFPLENIVDGSGSAPICPPHPDFIKAMGRTNDAILFAGQVHIFVKGSDEAAEKLAKELPSSTSKDYGKPFAQVFKEYNYDFFKVDAMLFSPASVIVTAVESGKSFRAGKLDNALLDQSFGA, encoded by the coding sequence ATGGCATCAAAAGCGAGCGTTAATAGACTAGCGCAGCCTCTGGTTAGAGAACTCATCGAAAATGCGGCTAAATTACGAGTCGGCGTAGAAAAATTGGCGAACGGCTGCACCATCATCGACGCCGGCATCGACATGCCGGGCGGTTTGGAAGCAGGCCGAATCATTGCCGAAATTTGTTTGGGCGGCATGGGCTCGGTCTCTATCTCGCACAGTTGTTACACCGCGAATTGGCCATTGACAGTCAATGTGCATACCGGTAACCCGGTCTTGGCCTGTCTCGGCAGCCAATACGCCGGCTGGAGTTTGTCGCATGAAAAATATTACGCGCTCGGCTCCGGTCCTGCACGGGCCATGGCGGTCAAAATCAAGGATGGCCAACAAGAGCCTGTCGAGGAGCTATACAAAGAATTGGCCTATCGCGACGATGCGGAAAACACCGTATTGGTGATCGAAAACGATGCGATCCCGCCGCTCGAAATCGTCGAAAAAGTAGCAAACGCTTGTCAAGTAGACCCTTGCAACTTAACCATCATCGTCACGCCGACCAGCAGCCTGGCAGGCGGCGTTCAGGTCGTCGCACGGGTTTTGGAAGTTGCGATGCACAAGGCGCATGCCTTGCATTTTCCGCTGGAAAACATCGTCGATGGTAGCGGCAGCGCGCCAATCTGCCCGCCGCATCCGGATTTTATCAAGGCGATGGGGCGCACCAACGATGCGATATTGTTCGCGGGGCAAGTTCATATTTTCGTCAAAGGCAGCGACGAAGCAGCCGAGAAGCTCGCAAAAGAGTTGCCTAGCTCGACTTCGAAGGATTACGGCAAACCGTTCGCGCAAGTCTTCAAAGAATACAATTACGACTTTTTCAAGGTCGATGCAATGCTGTTCAGCCCTGCAAGTGTCATCGTGACCGCAGTCGAATCCGGTAAGAGTTTCCGCGCCGGCAAACTCGACAATGCGTTGCTCGATCAATCGTTCGGCGCTTAA